One segment of Pempheris klunzingeri isolate RE-2024b chromosome 20, fPemKlu1.hap1, whole genome shotgun sequence DNA contains the following:
- the pde6gb gene encoding phosphodiesterase 6G, cGMP-specific, rod, gamma, paralog b — translation MNLDAPKPEIKSATRVTGGPATPRKGPPKFKQRQTRQFKSKPPKKGIQGFGDDIPGMEGLGTDITVICPWEAFNHLELNELAKYGII, via the exons ATGAATCTTGACGCACCAAAACCTGAGATCAAGTCGGCCACCCGTGTCACCGGAGGCCCCGCCACCCCACGCAAGGGACCCCCCAAGTTCAAGCAGAGGCAGACCCGCCAGTTCAAGAGCAAGCCTCCCAAGAAGGGCATCCAGGG CTTTGGAGATGATATCCCTGGAATGGAGGGCTTAGGCACAG ACATCACCGTCATTTGCCCCTGGGAGGCCTTTAATCATCTGGAGCTAAATGAGCTGGCCAAGTACGGCATCATCTGA